The Actinosynnema mirum DSM 43827 genomic interval GTCCAGCCGGTGCTCGCCGTCCTGGCGCTCGCAGGCATCGTGCTCTACGAGCGCGGTGTGCTGCCCGCCGCGGCGGAGGCCAGCAACCCCGCGCCGCACCACGCCACCCGCATGGCCGAGCCCGCCACCAGCTTCTTCGGCCCCGACACCGTCGTCGACATCGACACCCCCGCCGCGCACGAGCTGCGCCGCCTGCTCAAGCGCGGTCGGGACGCGTACGCGCTCGCCGGGCCGCGCGGCGTCGGCAAGACCACCATGCTCGGCCGCTGGTGCGCGGGCCACTACGCCGAGCAGGGCGGCCCGCTGCTCGCGGTCCGGGTCGACGCGCCCGTCGACTACCAGCCCAGGGACTTCCTCGGCTACCTGTTCGGGGCGCTGTGCGACGCCGTCGAGCGGTGGGCCCCCGCCCCCGGCAGGGTCCGGTCACCGCGCCGCACCGGAGACCGCCTCACCCCGGCCCAGCTGGACGAGCGGCCCGCGCCGCACGGGCTGCGCGCCTACCGGGAGCGGGTCGAGCAGACCGAGGTGGGGGAGGCCGGCGAGGGGCTGCGGGACGACATCGTCGCCCTGCTGGGGCACCTGACCACCCTCGTGGCCGTCTTCGGCGACGACCTCGACAAGACCTGCCTGGCCACCGGGCTGCGCGGCGGCCCCGGCGGCCTGAGTCGCTCGCTCGCGTGCGCCGCTACCAGGGCGCCAACCCGTACGCGGCCGGTGAGCTGCTCACCGCGTTCCGCCGCGCCTGGAACCAGACCGCGTCCGGGAACGGCGAAAGGCCCGGCGCCCCCCCGCAAGACAAGAGGGGAGCGCCGGGCCCATGGGGCGAACCGCCGGTCAGGACGTGCGGAACCCGGACACCAGCGACTTCAGGTTCTCCGCCATGCCCGCCAGGTCGCCGGCGGCGCGCTGCGCCTCGGCCACGCTGGTGGTGGTGCTGCTCGCCGCGCTCGCCACGCCGGTGATGTTCGCGGCGATCTTCGCGCTGGAGTCGGACGCGTGCGACACGTTCCGGTTCATCTCGCCGGTGGTCGCGGTCTGCTCCTCCACCGCCGAGGCGATGGTCATCTGGTGGTCGTTGATCTGCGCGATCACGTGGCTGATCTCGGCGATCGCCGCCACCGCGTTCGTGGTGTTCGACTGGATCACCTCGACCCGCCGCGCGATGTCCTCGGTGGCCCGCGCGGTCTCCTGCGCCAGGTCCTTGACCTCGCTCGCCACCACCGCGAAGCCCTTGCCCGCCTCACCGGCGCGCGCGGCCTCGATCGTGGCGTTCAGGGCCAGCAGGTTGGTCTGCTCGGCGATCGAGGTGATCACCTTGATGACGTCGCCGATCTCCGCGCTGGACTGCCCCAGCTCACCGACCGTGGCGGTGGTGCTCTGGGCGGCGGCCACCGCGCGGGACGCCACGTCGGCGGCGTCGGAGGCGCTGGTGGAGATCGAGCGGATGGCCTCGCTCATCTGGTCCGAGCCGGTGGCCACGGTCGAGATGTTGTCCGACACGTCCTGCGCCGAGGTCGCGACCTGGTTGGCCTGCGCGTCGACCTCCTGCGCGCTGCGGGCGATCTCCGCGTTGGTGGTGTGCAGCTCCTCGGCGGCGTTGGCGAGCGCCGACGCGGACTGGTCGATGGTGCGCACGGCCTGCCCCATGCTGGACGCGGCCCGGTTCAGCGCCTCGCCCATCTGGGCGACCTCGTCCTTGCCCTGCACGTCGACGCGGCCGGTCAGGTCGCCGTCGGCGACCCGGTTCAGCACGGTCACGACCTCGGACACGGGGCGCGAGATGCGGCGGCCGATCCACAGCGCCACGGCCACGCCCGCGAGCGTGCCCAGCACCAGGATCAGCGTCATCTGCAGCTGCGCCGACTCGACGGTCTCGTTGAAGTCGGTGCTGGACGCCAGGTCGTCGACAGCGGCCTGCACCTCGACGGTCAGCACGTCCTCGTAGGTCTTGCGCAGGTCGCGGTTCACGGTGGCGGACGCGGTGATCGCGCCCGCCCGGTCGGTGGCGAACAGGTCCAGCTCGGCGGTCACCGAGGTGTGCCACTTCTCCAGCTCGGCGCGGACCTTCGCGACCGCCTCCTTGCGCTCGGGGCGCTGGGTGGAGGTCTCGGAGCTGCGCAGCGCGTCCGCGACGGCGGTGAAGCGCTTCTCGAAGCTGTCCCGGTAGGACTGCTCGCCGGTCAGCAGGTAGCCGCGCTCGTCGTTCGCGGCGGCCTTCGCCTGGAGCGCGGCCTCCTGCAGGCCGTTGAGGTAGGGGACGGTCCGGCTCAGCTGCATCTCGTTCGTGTCCTGCAAGGACTCGATCTTCACCAGGCCGGTGACGCCGGTCAGCACCGAGGCGAGGGCCACCACGCCCACCGCGAGCAGCACCTTGGTGCCGATGCGGACATCCGACAGTTTCATGACAAGCCTCTCGCGGAACCTACGGTGCTGGCTGCACCTGATCCGCTACGGCACCGGCCGCCCGGTCCTGAGCGCGCCACCGGTGAGGTGACCCACTCGGGCGCGGGCCGGGTCCCGCCGACCGGGGGAGAACCCCCTCCCCGGCGCGGATGCCGGGTCCCACCGACGGGCGAAGGTTCACTCGTCCGAGGGGCTCTTCCGGTTGCGGTCGGTCGGCGCGAGCGCCTGCTCGGTCGTCGGGTCCGGCGGGGTCGACTCCCCGCCCCTGCGCAGCGAGAAGTGCGCCTCCGCCCGCATCCGGTCGACCATGTGCGGGTGGTGCAGCTCGAACGCGGGCCGCTCGCTGCGGATGCGCGGCAGCTCGGTGAAGTTGTGCCTGGGCGGCGGCGACGAGGTGGCCCACTCCAGCGAGTTGCCGAACCCCCACGGGTCGTCCACGCCCGCGAGCTCGCCGTAGCGGTGGCTGCGCACCACGTTCCACACGAACGGCAGCACCGACGCGCCCAGCACGAACGACCCGATCGTGGACAGCGTGTTCAGGAAGGTGAACCCGTCCGACGGCAGGTAGTCGGCGTACCGGCGCGGCATCCCCTCGTTGCCCAGCCAGTGGTGCACCAGGAACGTGGCGTGGAAGCCCAGGAACGTGGTCCAGAAGTGCAGCTTGCCCAGGCCCTCGTCCAGCATCCGGCCGGTCATCTTGGGGAACCAGAAGTAGATCCCGGCGAAGGTGGCGAACACGATCGTGCCGAACAGGACGTAGTGGAAGTGGGCGACGACGAAGTACGTGTCGTGCACGTGGAAGTCGATCGGCGGCGACGCGAGCAGGATGCCGGACAGGCCGCCGAACAGGAACGTCACCAGGAACCCGATCGAGAACAGCATGGGCGACTCGAACGTGAGCTGCCCCTTCCACATCGTGCCGATCCAGTTGAAGAACTTGATGCCGGTCGGCACCGCGATCAGGAACGTCATCAGCGAGAAGAACGGCAGCAGCACCGCGCCGGTCGCGAACATGTGGTGCGCCCACACCGCCACCGACAGGGCGGCGATCGCGAGCGTGGCGAACACCAGGCCCTTGTACCCGAACAGGGGCTTGCGGCTGAACACCGGGAACACCTCGGTGACGATGCCGAAGAACGGCAGCGCGATGATGTACACCTCGGGGTGGCCGAAGAACCAGAACAGGTGCTGCCACAGGATCACGCCGCCGTTGGCCGGGTCGAACACGTGCGCGCCGAGGTGCCGGTCGGCGGCGAGCGCGAGCAGCGCCGCGGTCAGGATCGGGAACGCCAGCAGGATCAGCACGCTGGTGACCAGGATGTTCCAGGTGAAGATCGGCAACCGCCACATGGTCATGCCTGGCGCGCGCAGGCACACCACGGTGGTGATCATGTTGACCGCGCCCAGGATCGTGCCGACCCCGCCGAGCGCCAGCCCGAGGATCCACAGATCCGCGCCGACGCCGGGGGAGTGCGCGGCCGTCGACAGCGGGGTGTAGGCGGTCCACCCGAAGTCGGGAGCCCCGGCCGGGGTGAGCATCGAGCTGACCGTCACCGTCGCGCCGAACAGGTAGAGCCAGTACGAGAGCGCGTTGAGCCGGGGGAACGCGACGTCCGGCGAGCCGATCTGCAGCGGCAGCACGTAGTTGGCGAAGCCGAACACGATCGGGGTGGCGTAGAGCAGCAGCATCACCGTCCCGTGCATGGTGAACAGCTGGTTGTACTGCTCGTTGGAGAGGAACTGCATCCCCGGACGGGCCAACTCGCCCCGCATGAGCAGGGCCATCAGGCCGCCGACGAGGAAGAAGAAGAACGACGTCACCAGGTACATCAGCCCGATCCGCTTGGGATCGGTGGTGCGCAGCAACCCCAGCAGCACCGACCCCTTGGACCCTCGCGCGCCCGCGCCGGGGCGGACGACCACGGGTTCCGGCTTGAGCGCGGTCATGCCGCCTCCTCGGGCTGCGGTGCCAGGGCACCTCATGCTCTACCCGCGCCACCGGGCGGTAATCGTCCGAACGCCCCCGTCTCGGGGTGGAATATCCACATCCCGGCGGCGTCCGCGCTGATCCGTTCGGCCGCTTCCGGGAGCCGGACCTGCGCGGCCCCCGCCGCCGCGCCGCCCTGGCGCGCCGGGGCCTCGGCGGTCGTCCTCGGGGAGGCCGGGGAGAGCGCGGCGGTCACCGCCGGCGCCGCGGCCATCGCCCAGAACGCCCAGTGCGGTGAACGCACCGGTCAGGCCGGTGCTGAAGCGGTCGCTCACCAGGGTGGTCAGCGCGGCCACGCCCAGTGCGCCGCCGAGGTTGCGGACGGTCTGGGAGATCGCGGTGACCTCGCCGTAGGAGGCGCCGAGGGCGCGGTTGACCGCGTCGGTGCTCACCGGGCTCAGCATGAAGCCGACCGCGCCGACCGTCCCGCCCAGGGCGACCACCGGCTTCGCGCCGTGCCGGTCGAACCGGGTCGAGCCGATCCGGGAGGTGATCACGAAGCCCGCGAACAGCTTCAGGAACAGCAGTCCGGTGTCCAGCGCGGACAGCCGCAGGGACACCTGGCCGTAGACGCTGAGGAAGAAGACCGGCACGAACACGATCGAGCACAGCAGCGTCACCACGACCGAGACGGTGAAGCCGCGGTCGGCGAACCCGGCCAGGTTCACCAGCGGGGCCTGCGACCTGCGCTCCAGCGCGACGAACAGCGGCACCAGCGCGAGACCGGCGGCCAGGGGCGCGAGCACGCCCGGCGACGTCCAGCCCCAGGAGCCCGCCTGCTGGAAGGCGAGCACGATCGCGGTCATGGCGGTCGCGGCGACCACCGCGCCCCGCCAGCGCGGCCAGCGGCACGTTCACCCAGAACACCGCGCGCCAGGTCCACTCGGTCAGGTAACCGCCCGCGAGCGGGCCGACCGAGGTCATCGCGCCGGTCACCGCGAAGAGCAGCGCCATCGCCCTGCCGCGCCGCTCGCGCGGGAGGCCGCGCACCACCAGGCCGATCGCCGCCGGGAACATCAGCGCGCAGCCCACGCCCTGCAGCGCCCGCGCGCCCACCAGCCAGGTCCCGGCCTGCGCCCCGGTGGGTGCGAGGCCGCACAGCGGCGAGGCGGCGCCGAACCAGGTGATGCCCACCAGCGCCATCCGCCTGTGGCCCAGCAGGTCGGCCAGGCGGCCACCCGGCAGGAACGTCGCGGCGGTGGCCAGCAGGGACGCGTTCACCGCCCACTGGACGCCGTCGCGGGTCAGGTCGAGGCCGGACTGGATGGCGGGCGCGGACAGGGCGACGATCGTCTGGTCGATGGTGGTCGTGGACACCGCGATGATCAGGCCCACCAGGGCCCAGGCGCCCGCCTTGGGGTGCGCGGCCGACCCGGCGTCGCCTGCCGAGCCGCTGTCGTCCGCCGACCCGGCGTCGCCTGCCGGTGCGGGAGCGCATTGTGGTGCGGGGGCGGGCTGCGGCGCTGGGGCGGACCGCGGCGCGGTGGTCGGCTGCGGCGCGGAAGTGGGCGACTGCGGTGCGCCCGCTGGTGACGGCATTCCGGGTTCCTCTTTTGACATGTCAACTGTGACATGTCGGACATGGAGCATGGTTGCGGGCCATGAGCCTGAAGCACGCGACGCTCGGACTGCTCGCCCGCAGGCCGGGCTGGTCGAGCCGGAGGAGCGGATCGGGTTCCTGGCGGAGCGCTACGCCTCGGGCAAGGCACGCGAGGAGCGCTACGCGGACATCGAGCGCGAGCTGGAGGGCAACGAGAACGACCTCGCGCTCTACGGGCGGCTCGCGCTGGAGTGGGGACGGCGGTTCAACACCATGCAGCGGGAGTGGGTGGAGTGGGCGATCGGGGAGGTCGGGCCGGGGAGGACCTGACGGCCCTGGCGAGCGGAGCGGTCCGGCGCAGCGGCGCGGGCCTCGGGCGAGGGCTCGGGGAAGTGGCGCCCGGCCGCCGGGCGGTGAGCGTGCGGGCCTCGGGCGGTGACCGCGCGGCCCGTGCGGAGCTGCGGTTTCCCGCGTGGCCGGAGTGATCAGCGTCCCACCGCTCGGACCCCGGTCAACGTCCGCGTTCGCGGGTTATCGTCGAGCCATGCAGACCTGGTCTTCCCCCTCCGTTCCCAAGCTCCGCGGTGCACCCCGCCCACTCCGGCTCCACGACACCGCGACCGGCGAGGTGCGGCCCACCGCGCCGGGGGACACCGCTCGGCTGTACGTCTGCGGCATCACCCCCTACGACGCCACGCACCTCGGCCACGCCGCCACCTACCTGGCGTTCGACCTGGTGCAGCGGGTCTGGCTCGACAACGGGCACGACGTCCACTACGTGCAGAACGTCACCGACGTGGACGACCCGCTGCTGGAGCGCGCCGCCCGCGACCAGGACGACTGGGTCGTACTCGCCATGCGCGAGACCGCCCTCTTCCGCGAGGAC includes:
- a CDS encoding methyl-accepting chemotaxis protein; translated protein: MKLSDVRIGTKVLLAVGVVALASVLTGVTGLVKIESLQDTNEMQLSRTVPYLNGLQEAALQAKAAANDERGYLLTGEQSYRDSFEKRFTAVADALRSSETSTQRPERKEAVAKVRAELEKWHTSVTAELDLFATDRAGAITASATVNRDLRKTYEDVLTVEVQAAVDDLASSTDFNETVESAQLQMTLILVLGTLAGVAVALWIGRRISRPVSEVVTVLNRVADGDLTGRVDVQGKDEVAQMGEALNRAASSMGQAVRTIDQSASALANAAEELHTTNAEIARSAQEVDAQANQVATSAQDVSDNISTVATGSDQMSEAIRSISTSASDAADVASRAVAAAQSTTATVGELGQSSAEIGDVIKVITSIAEQTNLLALNATIEAARAGEAGKGFAVVASEVKDLAQETARATEDIARRVEVIQSNTTNAVAAIAEISHVIAQINDHQMTIASAVEEQTATTGEMNRNVSHASDSSAKIAANITGVASAASSTTTSVAEAQRAAGDLAGMAENLKSLVSGFRTS
- the ctaD gene encoding cytochrome c oxidase subunit I codes for the protein MTALKPEPVVVRPGAGARGSKGSVLLGLLRTTDPKRIGLMYLVTSFFFFLVGGLMALLMRGELARPGMQFLSNEQYNQLFTMHGTVMLLLYATPIVFGFANYVLPLQIGSPDVAFPRLNALSYWLYLFGATVTVSSMLTPAGAPDFGWTAYTPLSTAAHSPGVGADLWILGLALGGVGTILGAVNMITTVVCLRAPGMTMWRLPIFTWNILVTSVLILLAFPILTAALLALAADRHLGAHVFDPANGGVILWQHLFWFFGHPEVYIIALPFFGIVTEVFPVFSRKPLFGYKGLVFATLAIAALSVAVWAHHMFATGAVLLPFFSLMTFLIAVPTGIKFFNWIGTMWKGQLTFESPMLFSIGFLVTFLFGGLSGILLASPPIDFHVHDTYFVVAHFHYVLFGTIVFATFAGIYFWFPKMTGRMLDEGLGKLHFWTTFLGFHATFLVHHWLGNEGMPRRYADYLPSDGFTFLNTLSTIGSFVLGASVLPFVWNVVRSHRYGELAGVDDPWGFGNSLEWATSSPPPRHNFTELPRIRSERPAFELHHPHMVDRMRAEAHFSLRRGGESTPPDPTTEQALAPTDRNRKSPSDE